From one Chryseobacterium sp. 3008163 genomic stretch:
- a CDS encoding M4 family metallopeptidase, translated as MKKTVTIVKALAFVLTLGATSQSLNAQSHRTEVSSQNLPPITATSAMGNFQVSFEGQNISTEALVSHLGKWFQTNSDHSYQFVTSSVDELGFKRSIYQHLYKGIKVNDDVVYLHEKDGKVTYVNGELINEIKINISQPLPQTEVKNIIFADIKNNKTTFGDFENVIAKVNTRDGIKLYSATKVQAAALGSLKAFDYYIDNTTGKIVNKISKIYDYNPEFQIKLNLPAKNLVNSFDYSPLFVDTPSTSATYYKGNQTVTVDSNGGAFRLKDNAKNIHTRNGAGWDGSANLATNELTGTITEITSTTANYTANTTKAPVEAHWAMEKSKDYYIARHNRNSYDGNGSIIKNYYDINFNADPTTGAPMQPINGANAAAFDVTQQGFNVVGMIYGNGAYQGQAGYFGPFVGIDVAGHEYSHLMVSRTANLAYQGESGALNEAFADMFGAAIEFYSGISPNWNIGEGIPNPALGFTFLRSMSNPNSGPVALGSQQPDSYLGTYWANTALGSADNGGVHTNSGVGNFWFYLLSVGGTGTNDSGTSYNVTGITIQKAEKIAYRTLATYLTANSQYTNAYTASKQAATDLYGAGSNELQQVENAWCAVGLGNCANLLSVRDVVKSDSDLIKIYPNPVTNGQFTIESNLQGNGSYEIYDLSGKLIKPSQKFEKGTVTVYVSELQRGVYILKIKIEGKTISKKIIIS; from the coding sequence ATGAAAAAGACAGTTACAATTGTGAAAGCTTTGGCTTTTGTGTTGACTTTGGGGGCTACTTCCCAATCTTTAAACGCACAAAGTCATCGTACGGAAGTTTCTTCGCAAAATCTGCCACCAATCACGGCAACATCTGCAATGGGAAATTTTCAGGTAAGTTTTGAAGGGCAAAATATTTCCACGGAAGCCCTTGTCAGTCATTTAGGAAAATGGTTTCAGACAAACTCAGATCACAGTTATCAATTTGTAACAAGTTCTGTTGATGAACTCGGCTTTAAAAGAAGTATTTATCAGCATTTATATAAAGGAATAAAAGTAAACGATGATGTCGTATATCTCCATGAAAAAGATGGCAAAGTAACGTATGTCAATGGAGAACTCATCAACGAGATTAAAATTAATATTTCTCAGCCATTACCACAGACTGAGGTGAAAAACATCATATTCGCTGATATAAAAAATAATAAAACGACATTTGGAGACTTCGAAAATGTTATCGCTAAAGTAAACACAAGAGACGGAATTAAACTATACTCAGCCACTAAAGTACAGGCTGCAGCTTTGGGATCTTTAAAAGCATTTGACTACTATATTGATAATACTACCGGAAAAATTGTTAATAAGATTTCAAAAATTTATGATTACAATCCGGAGTTCCAAATCAAGCTGAATTTACCCGCTAAAAATTTAGTCAACAGTTTTGACTACAGTCCGTTATTTGTTGATACCCCTTCTACAAGTGCAACCTATTATAAAGGAAATCAGACAGTCACAGTCGATTCTAACGGTGGTGCATTCAGATTAAAGGATAATGCTAAAAACATTCACACAAGAAATGGTGCAGGATGGGACGGTAGCGCAAATCTTGCAACCAATGAGTTAACAGGAACAATCACGGAAATAACAAGCACCACAGCGAATTATACTGCCAATACAACCAAAGCACCGGTAGAAGCACATTGGGCTATGGAAAAATCAAAAGACTACTATATTGCGAGACACAACAGGAACAGCTATGATGGCAACGGATCCATCATTAAAAATTACTACGATATAAATTTTAATGCCGATCCTACTACTGGAGCGCCAATGCAACCCATTAACGGCGCCAATGCTGCTGCATTTGATGTAACCCAACAAGGCTTTAATGTAGTAGGAATGATTTATGGAAACGGAGCGTATCAGGGACAGGCAGGATATTTTGGCCCTTTTGTCGGAATAGATGTTGCAGGTCACGAATATTCTCACCTTATGGTCAGCAGAACGGCAAACCTTGCTTATCAGGGAGAATCGGGAGCTTTAAATGAAGCTTTTGCAGATATGTTCGGAGCTGCCATTGAATTTTATTCAGGAATTTCACCCAACTGGAATATAGGTGAAGGAATTCCCAACCCTGCTCTTGGTTTTACATTTTTAAGAAGTATGTCGAATCCAAACTCGGGACCCGTAGCATTGGGATCACAACAACCGGATAGCTATCTTGGTACCTATTGGGCAAATACCGCTTTGGGATCTGCCGATAATGGCGGCGTGCACACCAACAGCGGAGTGGGAAATTTTTGGTTTTATTTGTTATCTGTAGGAGGAACTGGCACTAACGATTCAGGAACCAGTTATAATGTCACAGGAATTACCATTCAGAAAGCTGAAAAGATTGCATATAGAACTTTAGCGACTTATCTAACAGCAAATAGTCAATACACCAATGCCTATACCGCATCTAAACAGGCAGCAACGGATTTGTATGGAGCAGGATCAAACGAATTACAGCAGGTTGAGAATGCTTGGTGTGCAGTAGGATTAGGCAACTGTGCCAATTTATTATCTGTACGTGATGTTGTAAAATCCGATTCAGATCTTATAAAAATTTATCCAAATCCTGTTACGAACGGACAGTTTACAATTGAATCTAATCTGCAAGGTAATGGTAGCTATGAAATTTATGATTTATCTGGAAAGCTTATAAAGCCTTCACAAAAGTTCGAAAAAGGAACTGTCACGGTTTACGTTAGCGAATTACAGAGAGGCGTATATATACTAAAAATTAAAATAGAAGGTAAAACTATTTCAAAGAAGATTATTATTAGTTAA
- a CDS encoding IS3 family transposase (programmed frameshift), with the protein MRTSKFTDSQILAILKEYESGQTAKELSRKYGFLYQTLHDWKKKFGGISSTKELQKIKELESENNRLKKMFANLSLEHEALKDVLFKKVVKPATKREVVNYLVSEYAINIRQACKSLNLERSSYYYHSQRKEDTELIGCLNELSEKHPNYGFKKMFHSLRNQGFPWNHKKVYRVYKKLGLNILRKRRRRLASRERRNLEVPSNYNEVWSMGFMSDSLFNSRRFRTINIIDDYNREAIWIEIGLSIGAMHMTDLLEWIVKERGKPKAIRTDNGPEFTSSVFTNWCHKHRIEIRYIQPGKPTQNAFIERFNRSYRTEVLDARIFNTLIEVREITAEWMEHYNSDRPHESLQNISPMQYLLN; encoded by the exons ATGAGAACAAGCAAATTTACAGACAGCCAAATTTTGGCAATTTTAAAAGAGTATGAGTCGGGACAGACTGCAAAAGAATTGTCTCGAAAATATGGTTTCCTCTACCAAACCTTACATGATTGGAAAAAGAAATTTGGAGGAATATCTTCAACAAAAGAACTACAGAAAATCAAGGAATTGGAATCTGAGAACAATCGTTTGAAGAAGATGTTTGCCAATTTGAGCCTGGAACATGAAGCATTGAAAGATGTACTTT TCAAAAAAGTGGTAAAGCCTGCTACCAAGCGAGAAGTTGTGAATTACCTTGTGTCAGAATATGCGATAAATATCCGGCAGGCGTGTAAATCTCTGAATTTGGAAAGAAGCAGTTACTATTATCATTCCCAAAGAAAGGAAGATACAGAACTAATTGGTTGTCTGAATGAACTTTCGGAGAAACATCCAAACTATGGATTTAAGAAAATGTTTCACAGTCTGAGGAATCAAGGTTTTCCCTGGAATCACAAGAAGGTGTATCGTGTTTACAAGAAGCTTGGATTGAACATTTTAAGAAAACGCAGAAGGAGATTAGCTTCAAGAGAGAGGCGAAATCTGGAAGTTCCGAGCAACTACAACGAAGTTTGGAGTATGGGTTTTATGAGTGATTCCCTATTCAATTCGAGAAGATTCCGAACAATTAATATCATTGATGATTACAACCGGGAAGCAATTTGGATAGAGATAGGACTTTCCATCGGAGCAATGCACATGACTGATTTATTGGAATGGATCGTGAAAGAAAGGGGGAAACCAAAAGCCATCAGAACAGATAATGGTCCTGAATTTACAAGTTCTGTATTTACCAATTGGTGTCACAAACACCGAATTGAAATTCGATATATCCAACCTGGAAAACCAACACAAAATGCTTTTATTGAGAGATTCAATCGTAGCTACCGTACCGAAGTTTTGGATGCAAGAATTTTCAATACCCTCATTGAAGTTCGAGAAATTACTGCAGAATGGATGGAACATTACAACAGCGACAGACCTCACGAAAGTTTACAAAACATTTCTCCAATGCAGTATTTGTTGAACTAA
- a CDS encoding phosphatase PAP2 family protein, whose protein sequence is MKLLTIIALTCSNICFGQVKSDSAEVKKLDVENYGDSVYKASYKKLIIPTVFIGFGVVSLSSDALKNLNSSTKYEIGEHQPKHITLDNYTQYLPAAMVYGYNLAGIKGKHNLKERTIIYGTSQLISAAFVLPLKHLVKEERPDGTNHLSFPSGHTATAFSSAHFLFREYQDENIWIALSGYPIALFTGIYRTLNDKHWVGDVVAGAGFGILSTEIAYWIFPIVNKIFKNNESKGVTFIYPVIQSKSVGLGLVLNL, encoded by the coding sequence ATGAAATTATTGACAATCATTGCTTTAACCTGTTCAAACATTTGTTTTGGACAGGTTAAATCTGATTCAGCCGAAGTGAAAAAACTCGATGTAGAGAATTACGGTGATTCAGTGTACAAAGCAAGCTACAAAAAACTCATTATTCCAACAGTGTTTATTGGCTTCGGAGTGGTCAGCCTAAGTTCTGATGCGCTCAAAAATCTAAACAGTTCCACAAAGTATGAGATCGGAGAACATCAACCCAAGCATATCACGCTTGATAACTACACCCAATATTTGCCTGCAGCAATGGTCTATGGTTATAATCTTGCAGGCATAAAAGGAAAGCATAATCTTAAGGAGCGAACTATTATCTACGGAACCTCTCAGTTGATTTCTGCTGCATTTGTTTTGCCTTTAAAGCATCTGGTAAAAGAGGAACGTCCGGATGGTACCAATCATCTTTCTTTTCCTTCCGGCCATACAGCCACTGCTTTTTCTTCCGCACATTTTCTCTTCAGAGAATATCAGGATGAGAATATTTGGATTGCCCTTTCAGGATATCCGATTGCCCTTTTTACAGGTATTTACAGGACATTAAATGATAAACATTGGGTAGGCGATGTGGTTGCAGGTGCTGGATTTGGTATCCTGAGCACCGAGATTGCCTATTGGATATTCCCCATTGTCAATAAGATCTTCAAAAATAACGAATCGAAAGGCGTCACTTTTATCTATCCGGTCATTCAATCGAAGTCTGTCGGGCTGGGTCTGGTTTTGAATCTGTAA
- a CDS encoding heme-binding domain-containing protein, with the protein MNKSIFNLKNILTVLLLLFIGIQFIDVKKNISQNQSANAIGNHYNVPPKVQSILKTSCYDCHSNKTIYPSYSKIQPVKWWLADHVNAGKRHLNFDQFNSYSREKKLEKLDEIVETVKEGEMPLASYTVIHQDAKLSASDRAEIEKWVYETKKEIK; encoded by the coding sequence ATGAATAAGTCAATTTTTAATCTAAAAAATATTTTAACAGTATTGTTGTTGCTGTTTATCGGCATTCAGTTTATTGATGTTAAAAAGAATATCAGCCAGAATCAATCTGCCAATGCTATTGGAAATCATTATAATGTACCTCCAAAGGTGCAATCTATTTTGAAAACCAGTTGCTACGACTGTCATTCCAACAAGACTATTTATCCTTCATATAGCAAGATACAGCCTGTGAAATGGTGGTTGGCTGATCACGTCAATGCGGGTAAAAGACATTTGAACTTTGATCAATTCAATTCTTACAGCCGTGAAAAAAAGCTTGAAAAACTGGATGAGATCGTAGAAACCGTTAAAGAAGGCGAAATGCCGCTTGCTTCTTACACGGTTATTCATCAGGATGCAAAATTATCTGCTTCTGATCGGGCTGAAATAGAAAAATGGGTCTATGAAACAAAAAAGGAAATCAAGTAG
- a CDS encoding efflux RND transporter periplasmic adaptor subunit, which translates to MSKSIQNKYSVLLMLVLFFAVQCNKKEEAVIMPTTPKDESTFVLTDAQLKNTPIETMPLSEKNISTVLKINGKIDVPPQNLVSVSVPLGGYLKSTNLLPGMKVSKGQVIAVIDNPQFIQLQQDYLMAKSKLHFAELDYNRQKKLNQSKASSDKVMQMAQSEMNSQRIMMNTLAEQLQLVNINAGSLTSGNIMKSVPVYSTINGFVSKVNVNIGKFVNPSDVLFELINPNDIHLNLKVYEKDLEMLKIGQRFTAYTNTQPEKRYGGEIILISKDINTDRTADVHCHFEQYDQNLTPGMYMNAEIETETSFSNALPEESIVNFGGKDYVFVQVKKQTYKMIPVTLGESENGFIQVKNIEDFKNRKIVTKNAYTLLMKLKNTASEEE; encoded by the coding sequence ATGTCAAAATCAATTCAAAATAAATATTCGGTTTTATTAATGCTTGTCCTTTTTTTCGCGGTTCAGTGCAATAAGAAAGAAGAGGCTGTTATAATGCCAACCACTCCAAAAGATGAAAGTACCTTTGTACTTACTGATGCTCAACTCAAAAATACGCCAATAGAAACAATGCCATTGTCTGAGAAAAATATTTCTACGGTGCTCAAGATCAATGGAAAAATAGATGTGCCGCCTCAAAATCTGGTTTCCGTAAGCGTTCCGTTGGGCGGTTATCTGAAAAGCACCAATCTGCTTCCGGGAATGAAAGTAAGCAAAGGACAGGTGATTGCCGTAATAGACAACCCTCAGTTTATACAGCTTCAGCAGGATTATCTGATGGCAAAATCAAAACTTCATTTTGCAGAACTGGACTATAACAGGCAAAAAAAGCTGAACCAAAGCAAGGCAAGCAGTGATAAAGTAATGCAGATGGCGCAGTCTGAGATGAACAGCCAGAGAATTATGATGAATACTTTGGCAGAACAGCTTCAGCTCGTGAACATCAATGCGGGCAGTCTCACTTCCGGGAATATCATGAAAAGTGTTCCGGTTTACAGCACGATCAACGGTTTTGTGAGCAAAGTGAATGTGAATATCGGAAAGTTTGTAAATCCTTCTGATGTTTTGTTTGAACTCATCAACCCAAATGATATTCACCTGAACCTTAAAGTGTATGAAAAAGACCTTGAAATGCTGAAAATAGGGCAAAGATTTACAGCTTATACCAACACGCAGCCGGAGAAAAGATACGGTGGAGAAATTATCCTGATCAGCAAAGACATCAATACAGACAGAACGGCAGATGTGCATTGCCATTTTGAACAGTATGACCAAAACCTGACCCCCGGAATGTATATGAATGCTGAAATAGAGACCGAAACATCCTTTTCCAATGCGCTTCCAGAGGAAAGTATCGTCAATTTTGGAGGCAAAGATTATGTTTTTGTTCAGGTAAAAAAGCAAACCTATAAAATGATTCCTGTGACTTTGGGAGAATCTGAAAACGGTTTCATTCAAGTCAAAAATATTGAAGATTTTAAGAACAGAAAAATCGTAACGAAAAATGCCTACACGCTTTTGATGAAGCTAAAAAATACGGCAAGTGAAGAGGAATAA
- a CDS encoding Crp/Fnr family transcriptional regulator, producing the protein MDIEQILDRIYPLSESSKQILKSHIIELNFPKNHVIIQQDKNEKSFYFIKNGIARTYIQNDGDETTFSFGKEGDTIISFKSYIANEKGYESVELLEDCIVYKLNTQNLRKLYSENIEIANWGIKFAENLLLRAEDRLLARHFGNAADRYELLLKNYPNLLQRVQLGYISSYLGITQVSLSRIRANIK; encoded by the coding sequence ATGGACATTGAACAAATACTTGACAGGATCTATCCCTTGTCAGAATCTTCTAAGCAGATACTCAAAAGCCACATCATCGAACTCAATTTTCCTAAAAACCATGTGATCATCCAACAAGATAAAAATGAAAAAAGTTTTTACTTTATCAAAAATGGAATCGCCAGAACATATATTCAAAACGATGGCGATGAAACTACATTTTCCTTTGGTAAAGAAGGAGATACCATCATTTCTTTCAAAAGTTATATTGCCAATGAGAAAGGATATGAGAGTGTAGAACTGCTGGAAGATTGTATAGTTTACAAACTCAATACACAAAACCTGCGAAAGTTATACAGTGAAAACATAGAGATCGCCAATTGGGGTATTAAGTTTGCGGAAAATCTGCTTTTAAGGGCAGAAGACAGATTGCTGGCAAGGCATTTCGGAAATGCTGCCGATCGTTATGAACTTCTGTTAAAAAACTATCCCAACTTATTACAAAGAGTTCAGCTAGGATATATTTCCTCTTATTTAGGGATCACACAAGTGAGCTTAAGCCGCATCAGAGCTAACATAAAATAG
- a CDS encoding GNAT family N-acetyltransferase, protein MQDIQLRKAENKDLISLQKIGKLTFSETFASGNSEENLKSYLETAFSKEKVKGELSDENSEFYFAECENEIVGYLKVNYGDSQTEIKSEKALEIERIYVLREFHGKKVGQILYEKAIELAKEINADFVWLGVWEKNPRAIRFYEKNGFKAFDKHIFKLGNDEQTDIMMKLMLKN, encoded by the coding sequence ATGCAAGATATACAATTAAGAAAAGCAGAAAACAAAGATCTTATCAGCCTACAAAAAATTGGAAAGCTCACATTTTCCGAAACATTCGCTTCTGGCAACAGCGAAGAAAATTTGAAATCATATCTGGAAACTGCATTTTCAAAAGAGAAAGTCAAAGGAGAACTATCAGATGAAAATTCTGAATTTTATTTTGCAGAGTGTGAAAATGAAATTGTCGGCTACTTAAAGGTAAACTACGGAGATTCACAAACTGAGATCAAAAGTGAAAAAGCACTTGAAATTGAAAGAATTTATGTATTGAGAGAGTTTCACGGAAAAAAAGTCGGGCAAATACTTTATGAAAAAGCCATTGAACTGGCTAAAGAGATCAATGCAGATTTTGTCTGGCTAGGTGTCTGGGAAAAAAACCCAAGAGCAATCCGATTCTACGAGAAAAATGGATTTAAAGCATTTGACAAGCATATATTCAAACTAGGCAACGATGAGCAGACCGACATTATGATGAAACTTATGCTAAAAAATTAG
- a CDS encoding aspartate/glutamate racemase family protein, with protein MKKIGLVGGISWTSTLDYYKFINEGVNAKLGGLNFAECMIYSLNFGDIYTQSWDNSYDLLLNACESLKKSRADGIALCANTAHLYADRLQQEINLPVIHIVTETAKTINKNGFKKIGLLGTKFTMEMGFYRNKFESFGLEVLIPEKPETREYIQYTLREELGVGLINPETKEKYKEIVQDLVDRGAECIVLGCTEIPMLVSQDDFKIPVFDTTKIHSQAIVEFITA; from the coding sequence ATGAAGAAAATCGGATTAGTTGGAGGAATAAGCTGGACATCAACATTAGATTATTACAAATTTATAAACGAAGGCGTCAATGCAAAATTAGGTGGATTAAATTTTGCCGAGTGTATGATCTACTCACTGAACTTTGGAGACATCTATACTCAAAGTTGGGACAATTCATATGATTTGTTGCTTAATGCCTGCGAAAGCCTAAAGAAAAGTAGAGCAGACGGCATTGCGTTGTGTGCAAATACTGCTCACCTGTATGCGGACAGACTTCAGCAAGAGATCAATTTGCCGGTAATCCACATTGTTACAGAAACAGCCAAAACAATCAACAAAAATGGGTTTAAGAAGATTGGGCTCTTAGGTACAAAGTTTACCATGGAGATGGGCTTTTACAGAAACAAGTTTGAATCATTTGGTCTTGAAGTCCTGATCCCTGAAAAACCTGAAACCCGGGAATACATCCAATATACATTAAGAGAAGAATTGGGTGTTGGATTGATTAATCCTGAAACAAAGGAAAAGTATAAAGAAATTGTACAGGATCTAGTAGACAGAGGAGCAGAATGTATTGTACTGGGCTGTACAGAAATACCGATGTTAGTAAGCCAAGACGATTTTAAAATCCCTGTGTTTGACACTACAAAAATCCATTCACAAGCTATTGTTGAATTTATAACTGCCTGA
- a CDS encoding helix-turn-helix domain-containing protein → MSFGQQMLFFFSAIGAFNGLLLGIYLLFIKKNRYIPDFFLGLILLTLSIRVGISVCIYFYPDWPRIIPNLGFSALFFTGPALYYFIRSSFLKEQFDLKNAIKSFGILTLVLCGAGLLYLVFPILWDNYFGTFIYGIWTIFIFLSVYDYYIFSEKNTKPDKFILPVLISNIIIFLTYQFISTGWIQVYCAGGSLVFSFVLYANFLVLFNKKHQSTATKEENKYFNKKISDLQADNFVSKLERLMNAEELYKNPNLKLIDLALKMNMSAHQLSQFLNDNLGKSFSTYTNEYRINEACNKIENGSYLKIEEIGYEVGFNSKSTFFSTFKKIKNTTPLLYKQSQTASEPLFQSSNL, encoded by the coding sequence ATGAGTTTCGGACAACAGATGCTATTCTTTTTTAGTGCAATAGGTGCCTTTAATGGGCTTCTGTTAGGCATTTATCTATTGTTCATTAAAAAAAACAGATATATTCCGGATTTTTTTCTGGGATTAATTCTTTTGACATTGAGTATTAGGGTAGGAATCTCTGTGTGTATTTATTTCTATCCGGATTGGCCAAGAATAATTCCGAATCTTGGATTTTCAGCACTGTTTTTTACAGGACCGGCACTGTATTATTTTATCCGATCATCTTTTTTGAAAGAGCAGTTTGATCTTAAGAATGCTATAAAATCTTTCGGAATTCTGACATTGGTCTTATGTGGAGCAGGGCTTTTATATCTTGTTTTTCCTATTTTATGGGACAATTATTTTGGAACATTTATTTATGGGATATGGACTATTTTTATTTTTCTATCGGTTTATGATTATTACATCTTTTCAGAGAAAAATACCAAGCCGGATAAATTTATCCTTCCTGTTTTAATAAGCAATATAATCATATTTCTGACATATCAGTTTATTTCTACAGGCTGGATCCAGGTGTATTGTGCTGGTGGAAGCCTTGTATTTTCGTTCGTTTTATATGCCAATTTTTTGGTTTTATTTAATAAAAAACACCAATCAACAGCCACAAAAGAAGAGAATAAATATTTCAATAAAAAAATATCTGATCTGCAGGCAGATAATTTTGTTTCAAAATTGGAAAGGCTTATGAATGCCGAAGAATTATACAAAAATCCAAATTTAAAATTAATTGATCTTGCGTTGAAAATGAATATGTCTGCACATCAGCTTTCACAATTCCTGAATGACAATCTGGGTAAAAGTTTTTCTACATATACTAATGAATACAGAATCAATGAAGCGTGCAATAAAATTGAAAATGGCTCCTATCTTAAGATAGAGGAGATTGGGTATGAAGTCGGATTCAATTCCAAATCTACATTTTTTTCAACTTTTAAGAAAATTAAGAATACAACTCCACTTTTGTACAAGCAATCTCAAACCGCTTCTGAACCTCTGTTTCAGAGTTCAAATTTATAA
- a CDS encoding TonB-dependent receptor domain-containing protein: MKTRSGIFILLLFSFFAQSQEVVKEDSLKRNNKKDSITTISEVIIQASQRNLKLNDGNIVMSVSGNKNFKTSTNILEVLRKTPGVTVDQEDGIFLGGRINPAIFINGKPVVMSSQELQSYLRSLPPEMVESIEVNSNPSSKYDAEFKGIIDIKLKKNTNLGWRSSYIGNVYANKFNYRENSLNLSYNTDKAIYNLQLGYNDGMSTYRYNALQRLASTNVMRTKTYQEDETEIYNIQTGIDYKLNDKSRFGLNLRGSFRENYRVRSGSLYTTNEDETQLVFNTESNNPTHYLQNNYGITADYSFQNKNFKLNFLGNYLSVENKQQDDFINRDKPTSELLSYWKSDLVNKINIYTGQIDVSQKIGNSTFEIGVKFSDTNTDNNIRYDTLSVNNQFIFDPTRSNMFSYKEKIFAGYLAYNHKFNKLQINAGLRFENTQSISNAITTDSIVSRNYLEWLPSFSANYAFNKSNELSVSYSQKITRPAFSQLNPFRFYFSPLNYWIGNPYLQPSFTSQIKATYRFKNWVTSFTVGSEKDVMTRYPLYDPETNVLEYLGTNLPYRNFAALEMSFPIKIAKWWNVNSQFTGYYNHEFRPYLDEVFALKIYNYEVRLNQVFSLPKGYTINVFANYESKSGNSLYIIKPRYTIDLSVQKLWFDNKLNTKIGYNNIFDSYDQRLEFRHKQIMDNQFTHWWDSRKLLFSLSYNFGSSKYQAKEIQKTEEENRTR; the protein is encoded by the coding sequence ATGAAAACCAGATCAGGAATTTTTATTCTGTTATTATTCTCATTTTTTGCACAATCACAGGAAGTAGTGAAAGAAGACTCCTTAAAGAGAAATAATAAAAAAGATTCAATTACAACTATTTCCGAAGTCATTATTCAGGCTTCACAAAGAAATTTAAAACTAAATGACGGCAACATTGTAATGAGTGTTTCCGGAAATAAAAATTTTAAGACATCAACTAATATTCTTGAAGTTTTAAGAAAAACTCCTGGTGTAACGGTAGATCAGGAAGATGGTATTTTTCTTGGCGGAAGAATTAATCCGGCTATTTTTATTAATGGAAAACCCGTTGTAATGAGCAGTCAGGAGCTGCAATCCTATTTGCGGTCACTGCCACCGGAAATGGTGGAGTCGATTGAAGTAAACTCCAACCCATCTTCAAAATATGATGCAGAATTCAAAGGAATAATTGATATTAAATTAAAAAAGAATACCAATCTGGGTTGGAGAAGTAGTTACATCGGGAATGTTTACGCCAACAAATTTAACTACAGAGAAAACTCACTGAACTTGTCTTATAACACCGATAAAGCAATCTATAATCTGCAATTAGGTTATAATGACGGAATGTCGACATATCGTTATAATGCTCTTCAGCGTTTGGCAAGTACAAACGTAATGAGAACCAAAACCTATCAGGAAGATGAAACAGAAATCTATAATATTCAGACCGGAATTGATTATAAACTGAATGATAAAAGCAGGTTCGGATTAAATTTGAGAGGAAGTTTCAGAGAAAATTACCGGGTACGATCTGGCTCATTATATACAACAAATGAAGATGAAACGCAGTTGGTTTTTAATACGGAAAGTAACAATCCTACACATTACCTCCAAAATAATTATGGTATAACTGCAGATTACTCTTTTCAGAATAAAAATTTCAAGCTTAATTTTTTGGGAAATTATCTTTCAGTTGAAAATAAGCAACAGGATGATTTTATCAATAGAGACAAACCGACGTCGGAACTTTTATCTTATTGGAAATCAGATCTTGTAAACAAAATAAATATTTATACCGGACAAATTGATGTATCACAAAAAATTGGAAATTCTACCTTCGAAATTGGTGTGAAATTTAGTGATACCAATACGGATAATAATATAAGATATGATACATTATCAGTAAATAATCAATTTATATTTGACCCCACCCGAAGTAATATGTTTTCTTACAAAGAGAAAATATTTGCGGGATATCTGGCTTATAACCATAAATTTAATAAGCTTCAGATCAATGCCGGTTTAAGGTTTGAAAATACCCAAAGTATTTCTAATGCCATCACCACAGATTCAATCGTATCAAGAAATTATCTAGAATGGTTACCCTCTTTTAGCGCAAATTATGCATTTAATAAATCGAATGAGCTGTCCGTGTCTTACAGCCAGAAAATTACCAGGCCGGCTTTTTCACAACTCAATCCGTTTAGATTTTATTTCAGCCCACTGAATTACTGGATCGGGAATCCTTATCTGCAGCCATCTTTTACAAGCCAGATCAAAGCAACCTATCGTTTCAAAAATTGGGTGACAAGCTTCACTGTTGGAAGTGAAAAAGATGTAATGACCCGTTATCCACTCTATGATCCCGAAACCAATGTTTTGGAATATTTAGGAACCAATCTGCCTTATAGAAATTTTGCAGCTTTGGAAATGAGTTTTCCTATAAAAATAGCTAAATGGTGGAATGTAAACAGCCAATTTACAGGATATTACAATCATGAATTCCGGCCTTATCTGGATGAAGTTTTTGCTCTGAAAATTTATAATTACGAAGTTCGGTTGAATCAAGTTTTCTCATTACCCAAAGGCTATACAATCAATGTTTTTGCAAATTATGAATCCAAAAGCGGTAACAGTTTATACATTATAAAACCACGATATACTATAGATCTTTCGGTTCAAAAATTATGGTTTGATAATAAATTGAATACGAAAATAGGTTACAATAATATTTTTGATTCCTACGATCAGCGTCTGGAATTCAGGCACAAACAAATTATGGACAATCAGTTTACGCATTGGTGGGACAGCCGAAAACTACTTTTCTCATTAAGTTATAATTTCGGAAGTTCAAAATATCAGGCAAAAGAAATTCAAAAGACCGAGGAAGAAAACAGAACCAGATAA